A stretch of DNA from Salvelinus fontinalis isolate EN_2023a chromosome 17, ASM2944872v1, whole genome shotgun sequence:
GCtaatcaacagatagtttgttgatagtgtgACCatttgtagagcatctacagacgGACTATCTAGACACCTGCTTATCGAACgacaaaaaacagccccagacaattattccttctccaccaaactttacagttggcactatgcattggggcaggtagcattctactggcattcgccaaacccagattcggacgtcggactgccagatggtgaagcgtgattcatcactccagagaatgcatttccactgctccagagtacaaaggtggctagctttacaccactccagccgacgcttggcattgctcatggtgatcttaggcttgagtGCGGCTGCTCGTCCATGGAAACACATTACATGacgctcccgacaaacagttattgtgctgaccttgcttccagaggcagtttataactcggtagtgagtgttgcaaccgaggacagacgatttttacacgcttcagcacttggcggtcatgttctgtgagcttgtgtggcctaccacttcacggctgagctgtttttgctcctagatgtttccacttcacaataacagcacttacagttgaccggggcagctctagcagggcagaaatttgacaaactgacttgttggaaaggtggcatcctatgacggtgccacgttgaaagtcactgagctcttcagtaaggccattctactgccagtgtttgtctatggagattgcatggcggtgtgctcgattttatacacctgtcagcaacgggtgtggctgaaatagccgaattcactattttgaaggggtgtccacatacatttgtatatatagtatatatcatAGATTATATAATTATAGCATATAGCATTATATATTCCTGTATATTGCTGGACATCCTTAATTACTAATCACTGAATCAGTCTGACAGTGACTTTGGTATAAAGAAATTcacacacagaacagagcaaacctGCCCCAGTTTAGGTCACTGTTTTTCTCCTTTCAAGGCTTCATCTAACCTGTTGTAATGAAGACAGCTGTGACGTATGTTGCTTTCTGTTCTCCAGCAAGGTGCCATCATCTGTACGACTACACCGGCATGTAGGATAGATAGGACAGCAGCGGTCTGCTGTATTCATCAGGCAAGCCATGGATGTAGCTAGGAAGGTTTTCTAAATATAGAAGGCCCCCTTCTTGATATTAGTGGAATGTACCTACAGTACGTCATAGTTGATGTTTCTCAGTATACTCATTCCGTCAAAcaaacaattattatttttttctctcacaatTTATTAAAATGTTATAATAGTTAACAATCATCAATCATATAATATACACATTTACATCTGTCACAGGAAATCAAGTCATGCCCTGTCATATATTATAATTTCTACCTATGTACATATGTTACACGTAGGACTCTGCCTGCATACTGCTTCATCTTCATCGCTGAGTGTAAGAGGCAGTTTTATACCAACACCTAGACTGAAATCTGATTTGAATATTTGTCCTCCTTTGCTTTTACACAATACAGCTTGGTCAGCGTTGTACATCACCAGTCCTGTGGCAGTCATCCATCCACACAGAGCACAGTCACATTCAGTTAAGTGCAAGATTACAGTACAATCAGATAGAAATATAGCACATCTAACAAACATCATTCTCCGTCATGTAGAATGGTGTGAGCTCTATACAAGACATTTCTATCTGTGAGGTTTGCAACGTTGTGCCCTCCTGAATGAGACCCACTGCTGCTCTGCGTCAGCCATCTTGGTTTGAcacagtcacccccccccccccccccccccgtccagcTCAATGGCAGCCGCAGCTTCCTGCCACCATGTCATCATACTGCTTCAGCACCACATTCTCATCATCATCAAAATACAGCAGGTTGATGGAGAAGAGCTTGTCTGGCACGCAGCACGGCGTCTCAATGCCTTTAGTCAGCTTCAGAGCGTTGATGATAGACTGGACGGTGGCGTGGTTAGTGGGTCTCATGTTCTGGCCCAGGGGGAAGGGGCAGGAGCCCTTGCAGTGGTAGGCATTGTACCCCCGAGGCGACACGATCCACCCGGACCAGCCGATCTCCTCGAAGTCCACGTAGAGTGGCATGCGCTGGCACGTCATCTTCTCTTCGTCCTCGTCATAGTCCAGGGAGCGGGTGCTGCGGTGGAAGTCTGGGGCGTTGGGGAGGTTGGGCAGGCCGGGGACAGCTGGGCTCTCATTGGGATCTGGATAGGGAAAATGTAGAGTCGGTTTGGGAAATGTGGTTCCATTTGAACTGAATACACGCTCAATTAAGATGATTTACTATTGATATTAGGGTCAACAGAAAAAATAGAGTAGTAATACTGATAAAAGTACAAATAACCGATGATGTATTATGACAGAGACCATCATGTTGTGTTAATACaccagtaatacagtaataacaCAGTGATAATAACTCGATAGTGTGttagtaatacagtaataacaCATTGATAATAACTCGATAGTGTGttagtaatacagtaataacaCATTGATAATAACTTGATAGTGTGttagtaatacagtaataacaCATTAATAATAACTCGATAGTGTGttagtaatacagtaataacaCATTGATAATAACTCGATAGTGTGttagtaatacagtaataacaCATTGATAATAACTCGATAGTGTGgtagtaatacagtaataacaCATTGATAATAACTCGATAGTGTGttagtaatacagtaataacaCATTGATATCAACTCGATAGTGTGgtagtaatacagtaataacaCATTGATAATAACTCGATAGTGTGttagtaatacagtaataacaCATTGATAATAACTCGATAGTGTGTTAGGCTACCTTTGACTGTATTATCCAGAGCGGCTGCACGGCGGCCATCGTCAGTGAACAGCACCAGCATGGGCTGCTTGCTTTTATGGTGGTTACGGCCCGAAGAAAAACGCACCACCTTCTTATCCATCTGGCTTCCTCCCAGGGTCTGCACTGTGACCAGAAGACCCAGGTTATTGCCCTCAACAGCCATCCAGGAACGCACCTTTATAGGGAGAGAGTTATTTTGGGGttaggggtggatggatggatggatggatggtggacgggtgggtggatggatggatgaatgggatACTTACAGCTTGTGTAATGGTGAACACTTCCCAGCCAGTGGAGTGGACAGGGATCAGTCTGGAAGACAGCAACTTCTTCCCCTGAGTAATGTTCATTTTGCTGCTATCCAGAAGCTGGTAGACACTGACCTGTAGGGAATGAATGAACTCATCATTAGCTTTGCATAACTTACTTTTGAGGAGTTAAAGGACAGTTGAGTCTCTGCATGTCTgcctatatacatatataaatggGTCACATTGAGTTGTATACCTGACAGAAGTGATAACTGTTGAATGTCGCAGAAGCCTGAGGCCGCAGCTTGAAGAGATGGAGTTCCGCGGTTAGAACCTTCTCACTCCTGGACACCATGGACAAGTTGAACAGGAACTCAATTTGTTCACTGTGCACTGTGTGCGGGAAGGATAATACTTATTGTCAAAATGAGTACGCAAAAGTGCCCTGATAGACTTCAAATGTGAGCCTAATACTACGTGCGTAATATCATGCGTAAAATACTAATTATTTGTAAACATTGCATACTGTGAGTAATAGGACTGGCGGGTGCAATAGCGATACAGGTATAGGGCTAACCTAATATAACTGATCTATCGACAGGGTcgaggttaaaatatcaaaatatTACGTTTGTCGAAGAAGCTGCGCACTGTATTCCCCTCCAGAATGTAGGGGTCCTTGGTAACGCCGTCCACATCTGCGACAGTGTTGTACAGGTCAACCATGTACTGAGGCGGCTGCTTGTCGCCCCGGAGGAGAGGAGCGTCCTCCATCCCAAACACCTCCAGCAGCCTCTTGATAGCTGCAGAACGTACTTCTTCAGACTCGTTCTCCGTGGAAAAGTGGCTTTCCAAATAATTTAATGATGGTCTTGCAGCAGCCACGCTCACTAACGTGACAATGGCAGTGATTATCGCGACAGGTAACATCTCAGAGATAAAGTAATGGCGCATGGTTCTTGTTGTGGGTTCTTGGAGCATCTGTGTCTTGTTCTCTAGCATGCAGTCGAAGTCCGAAGTTGGAGTGACTGGGGAGAGCTTTGGAAGCTCCAGGTTTTATATCAAATGCTCCAGCATTGGCTACAGTGTCCCTAAACCCACGGACAACAGCCATAAAAGATGCTATGTAGTCGCAAATGTAAATCAACAATTAGCGAATGTAAAGCAAGGCTAATGCTGGTGTTAACAAGGTGTGACCCGATTGTAGATTCAATTAAAACGATTTTCTCAACGTCTGACGAGAAAATTGCAATTAAACAACTTTTCTTTTGACTAATAACTCACTTATAGATTAGATAAATAATATCACTACAAAATATTTTCAAGGTATTTAGGAACAAATTAAAGCTTTCAATCGGATAGAAAACATCGAGAAAATTGTCAAACCTCTCTTAGGACAGCACAGCCAAGAATGTTTGCTCACCGTAGGAGGTTAACCGCCTTATAATGGATCCATTAATTTCGACAAATGGGTATAATTTGGTAACGACACCTACTTCTATGAACAGAAAGAGAAGTCCTCCTAGTTGAGGATGTTTCCTTTTGAATCATCTCTTGGCTTCATCACACCTGGTCAAATACAGCCCCAACTGTTACGGTCCCTATACTCCAATTACAATCATTGAATCCATCTCGAAATACACACATTTGTCATTCATTGGTATGGATAAAAGGAGGTTTAGGTGTATTCTCGTGGATTTAAGGGATACATTACAATGGACTGTTTTCAGTCTAACATGCTGGAGCATTCTCGTAAAATATCTTGAATACACTTTTTTCAATCGAATGAGTTGTGTTGCAATAATGTATTCTCACATGTTCAGCCGTTGTCAACTTTTCAAACCGTCTCCCTTCTCTTTTTTATGCATAGGCTCTATTTACGCAACACACCTTCATACAAACAACACAATTAATATATAGTATTATCAATGTATTACTTACGTAACGTATTTATAATTTATCACGAAAGAGAGTGAGGATATAAGAAGCTACAATGTGAATATTTACGCACCAACGACTTTATGCCTCTTAGGTGTCTTTCATTTGATTACGCGTGGCTTTTTTAGTAAATTGTGAGAAATTCACAGTCCTTTTAAGATGAAGAATTTGTAACCACTTGGGTGGtagtaaacaataaaaaaaacctTTCAAGACACTCGTGCCGTGCCTTCTCTAAAGAGAAGCCCTTCAAAAAAATATGTTCTATCGCTTATTTACTACATATGACACGTAATCCCTAAAGCCATAACATTTCTTGAGGAAAAAAAGAGAGCCCACGTTACAAACTGAACCCGTTGTTTTTCACCACTATTTACACACGTGTGCCCCTTCAAACAGATCTTGTCCGACTGTTTCCCTCAGATCACTATTTAAATGGATCGATTACAATTTTGTTATATTATGTTTAAGCCCTAACTATTGTCATTTAAATGTCTAAATTATACTAGGATTAtcttacaaatatatatatatatacatgataATGAGCAATGTGAATTGTAAGTTAGtacagcatatatatatatactatatatatatactactatatatatataatatatagtatatacgtatatactatatatatatagtatatatatatacgtatatacgtatatactatatatatactatatatactatatatactatatatatatagtatatatatagtatatacgtatatatatacagtatatatatatactgtactaacTTACAATTCACATTGCTCCTTATCATGCCTATGGAAACCATATTGTGCAGCATGACAAAatgctaatatatatatatatatatttgtctaGGATTTTGGCATGCTGCACAATATGGTTTCCATAGGCATGATAATGAGCAATGTGAATTGTAAGTTAGTACAGTCAAGCATTTGTTGAAGAGATAAGGAGTTTGTGTCATTGATTCTTCATTGATTTACctgattttaaaataaaaataaatacatatatatttcacctttatttaaccaggtaggcaagttgagaacaagttctcatttacaactgcgacttggccaagataaagcaaagcagttcgacacactgATGCCTGATAGCCAGTTGATTCATGGTTTTGGAATTCATTTTATCTTCAAAATATATAGTTTTTTACATATAACACAATAATAGCTTCAGCAAAGTGCTGCATTCAGAGACATCTGGAAGctgtggtagtatagtaataactaTTGACTCAACATAGGCCTAAACTGAAGCCTAGAACCAGGTAGAGCTGAAGGTCCAAAAACAAGTTGAAGATCTTACCCATAAAGACAGGACTGGTATGTATAAGCCTAGATGGTAAAATTCAATTTAGCTTATTAAAGTGGCACTGCAGCCATATAAATCCATTTCTacgggggttgtttctggaccgGATGTGGCAGATTTCTGCAAGACAGTCTtaggggatggtggtgagatgtattctctagtagaggcctggggatggtggtgagatgtattctacagtagaggactggggatggtggtgagatgtattctatagTAGAggcctggggatggtggtgagatgtattctacagtagaggacatcatatagaggactggggatggtggtgagatgtattctctagtagagtactggggatggtggtgagatgtattctatagtagaggactggggattgTGATGAGATGTATTCTATAGTAGAGgattggggatggtggtgagatgtattctacagtagaggactggggatggtggtgagatgtattctacagtagaggactggggatggtggtgagatgtattctacagtagaggactggggatggtggtgagatgtattctatgGTAGAggcctggggatggtggtgaggtgtattctacagtagaggacatcatatagaggactggggatggtggtgagatgtattctctagtagaggcctggggatggtggtgaggtgtattctacagtagaggactggggatggtggtgagatgtattctacagtagaggactggggatggtggtgagatgtattctacagtagaggactggggatggtggtgagatgtattctacagtagaggacatcatatagaggactggggatggtggtgagatgtattctacagtagaggactggggatggtggtgagatgtattctacagtagaggactggggatggtggtgagatgtattctctagtagaggactggggatggtgttgagatgtattctacagtagaggactggggatggtggtgagatgtattctatagTAGAggcctggggatggtggtgaggtgtattctacagtagaggacatcatatagaggactggggatggtggtgagatgtattctctagtagaggcctggggatggtggtgaggtgtattctacagtagaggactggggatggtggtgagatgtattctacagtagaggattggggatggtggtgagatgtattctacagtagaggattggggatggtggtgagatgtattctacagtagagtactggggatggtggtgagatgtattctacagtagaggactggggatggtggtgagatgtattctacagtagaggacatcatatagaggactggggatggtggtgagatgtattctacagtagaggactggggatggtggtgagatgtattctacagtagaggactggggatggtggtgagatgtattctacagtagaggactggggatggtggtgagatgtattctctagtagaggattggggatggtggtgagatgtattctacagtagaggattggggatggtggtgagatgtattctctagtagaggactggggatggtgttgagatgtattctacagtagaggactggggatggtggtgagatgtattctacagtagaggacatcaTATAGAGTACTGGGGATGGTGATGAGATGTATTCtctagtagaggactggggatggtgttgagatgtattctacagtagaggactggggatggtggtgagatgtattctacagtagaggacatcaTATAGagtactggggatggtggtgagatgtattctctagtagaggcctggggatggtggtgagatgtattctacagtagaggactggggatggtggtgagatgtattctatagTAGAggcctggggatggtggtgagatatattctacagtagaggactggggatggtggtgagatgtattctaacAGTAGagtactggggatggtggtgagatgtattctctagtagaggcctggggatggtggtgaggtgtattctacagtagaggactggggatggtggtgagatgtattctacagtagaggactggggatggtggtgagatgtattctacagtagaggactggggatggtggtgagatgtattctacagtagaggacatcatatagaggactggggatggtggtgagatgtattctacagtagaggactggggatggtggtgagatgtattctacagtagaggactggggatggtggtgagatgtattctacagtagaggactggggatggtggtgagatgtattctctagtagaggattggggatggtggtgagatatattctacagtagaggactggggatggtggtgagatgtattctacagtagaggactggggatggtggtgagatgtattctctagtagaggcctggggatggtggtgaggtgtattctacagtagaggactggggatggtggtgagatgtattctacagtagaggactggggatggtggtgagatgtattctacagtagaggactggggatggtggtgagatgtattctacagtagaggacatcatatagaggactggggatggtggtgagatgtattctacagtagaggactggggatggtggtgagatgtattctacagtagaggactggggatggtggtgagatgtattctacagtagaggactggggatggtggtgagatgtattctctagtagaggattggggatggtggtgagatgtattctacagtagaggattggggatggtggtgagatgtattctctagtagaggactggggatggtgttgagatgtattctacagtagaggactggggatggtggtgagatgtattctacagtagaggacatcaTATAGAGTACTGGGGATGGTGATGAGATGTATTCtctagtagaggactggggatggtgttgagatgtattctacagtagaggactggggatggtggtgagatgtattctacagtagaggacatcaTATAGagtactggggatggtggtgagatgtattctctagtagaggcctggggatggtggtgagatgtattctacagtagaggactggggatggtggtgagatgtattctatagTAGAggcctggggatggtggtgagatatattctacagtagaggactggggatggtggtgagatgtattctaacAGTAGagtactggggatggtggtgagatgtattctacagtagagtactggggatggtggtgagatgtattctacagtagaggacatcatatagaggactggggatggtggtgagatgtattctacagtagaggactggagatggtggtgagatgtattctacagtagagtactggggatggtggtgagatgtattctacagtagataactggggatggtggtgagatgtattctacagtagaggacatcaTATAGAGTACTGGGGATGGtgatgagatgtattctacagtagaggactggggatggtggtgagatgtattctatagtagaggactggggatggtggtgagatgtattctacagtagaggactggggatggtggtgagatgtattctacagtagaggactagggatggtggtgagatgtattctacagtagaggactggggatggtggtgagatgtattctacagtagaggactggggatggtggtgagatgtattctacagtagaggactggggatggtggtgagatgtattctacagtagaggactggggatggtggtgagatgtattctacagtagaggactggggatggtgatgagatgtattctacagtagaggactggggatggtggtgagatgtattctacagtagaggataggggatggtggtgagatgtattctacagtagaggactggggatggtggtgagatgtattctacagtagaggactggggatggtggtgagatgtattctacagtagaggactggggatggtggtgagatgtattctacagtagaggattggggatggtggtgagatgtattctacagtagaggacatcatatagaggactggggatggtgatgagatgtattctacagtagaggactggggatggtggtgagatgtattctacagtagaggactggggatggtggtgagatgtattctacagtagaggactgggatggtggtgagatgtattctacagtagaggcctggggatggtggtgagatgtattctctagtagaggactggggatggtggtgagatgtattctacagtagaggactggggatggtggtgagatgtattctacagtagaggactggggatggtggtgagatgtattctctagtagaggactggggatggtggtgagatgtattctacagtagaggactggggatggtggtgagatgtattctacagtagaggactggggatggtggtgagatgtattctacagtagaggacatcatatagaggactggggatggtgatgagatgtattctacagtagaagactggggatggtggtgagatgtattctacagtagaggacatcatatagaggactggggatggtggtgagatgtattctacagtagaggactggggatggtggtgagatgtattctacagtagaggactggggatggtggtgagatgtattctacagtagaggactggggatggtggtgagatgtattctacagtagaggactggggatggtggtgagatgtattctctagtagaggactggggatggtggtgagatgtattctacagtagaggactggggatggttgtgagatgtattctacagtagagtactggggatggtggtgagatgtattctctagtagaggactggggatggtggtgagatgtattctctagtagaggactggggatggtggtgagatgtattctctagtagaggactggggatggtggtgagatgtattctacagtagaggacatcaTATAGAGTACTGGGGATGGTGATGAGATGTATTCtctagtagaggactggggatggtggtgagatgtattctacagtagaggactggggatggtggtgagatgtattctacagtagaggactggggatggtggtgagatgtattctatagtagaggactggggatggtggtgagatgtattctacagtagaggactggggatggtggtgagatgtattctacagtagaggactggggatggtggtgagatgtattctacattagaggacatcatatagagaactggggatggtggtgagatgtattctatagtagaggactggggatggtggtgagatgtattctacagtagaggactggggatgttggtgagatgtattctacagtagaggattggagatggtggtgagatgtattctacagtagaggactggggatggtggtgagatgtattctacagtagaggactggggatggtggtgagatgtattctctagtagaggactggggatggtggtgagatgtattctacagtagaggactggagatggtggtgagatgtattctacagtagaggattgGGGATGGTgttgagatgtattctacagtagaggactggggatggtggtgagatgtattctacagtagaggactggggatggtggtgagatgtattctacagtagaggacatcatatagaggactggggatggtgatgagatgtattctacagtagaggactggggatggtggtgagatgtattctacagtagaggactggggatggt
This window harbors:
- the LOC129814550 gene encoding bone morphogenetic protein 2-like, translating into MLENKTQMLQEPTTRTMRHYFISEMLPVAIITAIVTLVSVAAARPSLNYLESHFSTENESEEVRSAAIKRLLEVFGMEDAPLLRGDKQPPQYMVDLYNTVADVDGVTKDPYILEGNTVRSFFDKLHSEQIEFLFNLSMVSRSEKVLTAELHLFKLRPQASATFNSYHFCQVSVYQLLDSSKMNITQGKKLLSSRLIPVHSTGWEVFTITQAVRSWMAVEGNNLGLLVTVQTLGGSQMDKKVVRFSSGRNHHKSKQPMLVLFTDDGRRAAALDNTVKDPNESPAVPGLPNLPNAPDFHRSTRSLDYDEDEEKMTCQRMPLYVDFEEIGWSGWIVSPRGYNAYHCKGSCPFPLGQNMRPTNHATVQSIINALKLTKGIETPCCVPDKLFSINLLYFDDDENVVLKQYDDMVAGSCGCH